The Vicia villosa cultivar HV-30 ecotype Madison, WI linkage group LG1, Vvil1.0, whole genome shotgun sequence genome includes a region encoding these proteins:
- the LOC131597632 gene encoding uncharacterized protein LOC131597632 gives MANQRSNEAAIKNLENQVGQLAKQLSEQQPGASFSANTQTNPKEHCKAIVTRSGRKVNNGVNEEVIVEDEEEVIVEEEEVEVIVENEGEKSEEKVEEELVEKERKEKEEREKNDKKLKRNKKRNENVSTIPLQHLPYPHVQSRKEDARRYARFMDIFKQLHINIPFSEALEKMHKYAKFMKKMLKKKKKYTDEETVVLDTHCSAIIQKAPPGKEADPGQVILPITIGGNYISNGLVDLGSSINLIPLSVVKRLGNIEMKHTRITLQLADKSIISPYGVVQDMLVKMDKFLFPVDFVPHKDEHDNFRIDDEKGEIIKVANQLHKDKEKANHEGKTHQKNFEVGQMVLVCNSRLKVFPSKLKSKWLGPFVVKEVRNYGSIVVEDPKTQESWSVKEQRLKVYHDE, from the exons ATGGCTAATCAAAGGAGTAATGAAGCGGCCATAAAGAATCTAGAAAATCAAGTGGGTCAACTTGCAAAGCAATTGTCCGAGCAACAACCGGGAGCATCCTTCTCCGCCAACACCCAAACCAATCCAAAGGAACATTGCAAAGCCATTGTTACAAGAAGTGGGAGGAAGGTGAATAACGGCGTGAATGAAGAGGTTATAGTGGAAGATGAGGAGGAAGTAATAGTTGAAGAGGAAGAAGTGGAAGTGATAGTTGAAAATGAGGGAGAAAAGAGTGAAGAGAAAGTGGAGGAAGAATTAGTCGAAAAAGagcggaaagaaaaagaagaaagagagaaaaatgacaaaaaattgAAGAGGAATAAAAAGAGAAATGAGAACGTGAGCACAATTCCTCTCCAACATCTACCTTACCCGCATGTGCAATCAAGGAAGGAAGACGCAAGGCGCTACGCTCGATTTATGGATATATTTaaacaacttcacataaatattccattttccgAAGCATTGGAGAAAATGCACaagtatgcaaaattcatgaagaagatgctcaaaaagaaaaagaagtacaCGGATGAAGAGACAGTTGTGCTTGATACTCATTGTAGTGCAATTATTCAAAAAGCTCCCCCAGGAAAGGAAGCCGATCCGGGACAAGTCATTTTACCGATCACCATTGGAGGTAACTACATTAGTAATGGTTTGGTTGATTTGGGGTCTAGTATCAATTTAATACCTTTATCCGTTGTCAAGAGATTGGGGAACATTGAGATGAAACACACCAGGATAACTTTGCAACTAGCCGACAAGTCTATCATTTCACCATATGGAGTTGTACAAGACATGCTAGTAAAGATGGACAAATTTTTATTCCCAGTTGATTTTGTG CCTCATAAGGATGAACATGACAACTTTCGAATTGATGATGAAAAAGGAGAAATCATTAAGGTGGCAAATCAACTTCACAAGGACAAGGAGAAGGCAAATCATGAGGGAAAGACTCATCAAAAAAACTTTGAAGTTGGACAAATGGTGCTTGTGTGCAATTCAAGACTCAAGGTGTTTCCTAGTAAGTTAAAGTCAAAGTGGTTGGGGCCATTTGTTGTGAAAGAGGTGCGAAATTATGGATCCATTGTGGTGGAGGACCCTAAAACACAAGAAAGCTGGTCTGTAAAGGAACAAAGACTCAAAGTCTACCACGATGAATAA